One window of the Deltaproteobacteria bacterium genome contains the following:
- a CDS encoding ABC transporter ATP-binding protein, with protein sequence MKNKPPLLQTAGLSKFFGGLAAVNELDLTISEGEIFGLIGPNGAGKTTVFNLISGVLKPTGGRIHFNKDDITDFNPDKVAGKGLVRTFQANVLFREFSVMDNILLGCQLQVKTGVFMDLLNIRSVRDRRKKLGAIAEEVIEFVGLKELRQELAKNLAHGYQRILGIGIALAAHPKMILLDEPVCGMNNEEKTEMMALIQKIRVSGITVLLVEHDMRVVMGICDRIAVINFGTKIAEGPPWVIQEDEQVIEAYLGAEE encoded by the coding sequence GTGAAAAATAAACCCCCACTCCTTCAGACGGCCGGCCTGTCCAAATTTTTCGGAGGCCTGGCGGCCGTCAATGAACTGGACCTGACCATCTCGGAAGGGGAGATATTCGGCTTGATCGGTCCCAACGGTGCCGGGAAGACCACGGTTTTCAACCTGATCAGCGGAGTCTTAAAACCGACCGGGGGCAGGATTCATTTTAATAAGGACGACATCACCGATTTCAACCCCGATAAAGTGGCCGGGAAAGGGCTGGTCCGGACCTTCCAGGCCAATGTTCTTTTTCGTGAATTCAGCGTCATGGACAATATCCTCCTGGGATGCCAACTGCAGGTCAAAACCGGGGTGTTCATGGACCTCCTCAATATCCGTTCGGTGCGGGACAGACGCAAGAAACTCGGGGCCATCGCCGAAGAGGTTATTGAGTTCGTGGGCTTAAAAGAACTGCGCCAAGAATTGGCTAAGAATCTGGCCCACGGATATCAGCGCATTTTGGGCATCGGCATCGCTTTGGCGGCCCATCCCAAAATGATTCTTTTGGATGAACCGGTTTGCGGCATGAATAACGAAGAAAAAACCGAGATGATGGCCCTGATCCAAAAAATAAGGGTAAGCGGCATCACCGTTTTACTGGTGGAACACGATATGCGGGTGGTCATGGGGATCTGCGATCGTATTGCCGTCATCAACTTCGGGACAAAAATAGCCGAAGGTCCCCCATGGGTTATACAGGAAGATGAGCAGGTCATCGAAGCCTATTTGGGAGCTGAAGAATAA
- a CDS encoding ABC transporter ATP-binding protein: MALLEIKDVHIHYDKVEALKGISLKVEKETVVSLIGSNGAGKTTILRTIFGLKKPTRGEIHFEGQRIDGLTPPEIAKTGIAYSMEGRRLFPDLTVRENLEMGAYTRTDKKEIAQSIGEIFDLFPILRERHQQEAGTLSGGEQQMLAIGRALMSKPGLLLLDEPSLGLAPKVVKELSTIIRNIHQRGVSVLLVEQNSKLGLGVADRGYVLEVGKIVLEGEARDLKNNEHVKKIYLGV; encoded by the coding sequence ATGGCGTTATTAGAGATAAAAGATGTCCATATCCATTATGATAAGGTCGAGGCCCTGAAAGGAATATCCCTTAAGGTCGAAAAGGAAACAGTCGTTTCCCTGATCGGCAGCAACGGAGCCGGGAAAACCACTATCTTGCGGACTATTTTCGGCTTGAAAAAACCGACCCGGGGGGAAATCCATTTTGAAGGCCAGAGGATCGACGGCTTGACGCCTCCCGAGATCGCCAAAACCGGAATCGCCTATTCCATGGAGGGCCGGAGGCTCTTTCCGGATTTGACGGTGCGAGAAAACCTGGAGATGGGCGCCTATACCCGAACCGATAAAAAAGAGATTGCCCAAAGCATTGGAGAGATATTCGACCTTTTCCCTATACTGAGAGAACGCCATCAGCAGGAAGCCGGCACTTTAAGCGGCGGGGAGCAGCAGATGTTGGCTATCGGGCGGGCCTTGATGAGTAAACCCGGTTTACTCCTTCTGGATGAGCCCTCTCTGGGGTTGGCGCCCAAGGTGGTCAAAGAGCTTTCCACTATCATCCGGAATATCCATCAAAGAGGGGTTTCGGTCTTATTAGTGGAGCAGAACTCCAAGCTTGGCCTGGGTGTGGCCGACCGGGGCTATGTGCTCGAGGTGGGAAAGATTGTGCTTGAAGGTGAGGCTAGGGATTTAAAGAATAACGAGCATGTGAAGAAGATCTATCTGGGGGTTTAG